The following proteins are encoded in a genomic region of Pungitius pungitius chromosome 17, fPunPun2.1, whole genome shotgun sequence:
- the tpd52 gene encoding tumor protein D52 isoform X3 yields the protein MEDAEKGFQQHPDSIPEVGEDAATSVGASPLPPAMTEEEHQELQEKLVKVEDEILTLSQVLAAKEKQLADIKRKLGITPLNELKQNFTKTWQEVTTSTAYRRTSETLSQASLKATAAFSNVGSAITRKLEDVSTRSLHHSASLPAMRNAPTFKSFEEKVETLKTKMSPTPSAGDPGQEDSNDPTGDTLIPQPDGSATQETLTN from the exons GTTTCCAGCAGCATCCGGACTCGATCCCAGAGGTGGGAGAAGATGCTGCGACGTCCGTCGGAGCCTCTCCCCTTCCACCCGCCATGACGGAGGAGGAGCACCAGGAGCTACAGGAAAAGTTGGTCAAG gttgaGGATGAGATCCTGACTCTGTCACAGGTGCTGGCAGCCAAAGAGAAGCAGCTTGCAGACATCAAGAGGAAGCTGGGCATCACACCCCTCAACGAGCTGAAACAGAACTTCACTAAAACCTGGCAGGAAGTCACCACCTCCACCGC CTATAGGAGGACGTCTGAAACATTGTCTCAGGCAAGTCTGAAGGCCACAGCAGCGTTCTCCAACGTGGGCTCAGCCATCACCCGGAAGCTGGAGGATGTCAG CACACGCTCATTACACCACTCGGCTAGCCTGCCTGCCATGAG GAATGCACCAACTTTCAAGTCATTTGAGGAGAAAGTGGAGACGTTGAAG acCAAGATGAGTCCGACCCCGTCCGCCGGTGACCCCGGACAGGAGGACAGCAACGACCCCACCGGCGACACTTTGATCCCTCAGCCCGACGGTTCGGCCACCCAGGAGACGCTGACGAACTGA